The following proteins come from a genomic window of Athalia rosae chromosome 1, iyAthRosa1.1, whole genome shotgun sequence:
- the LOC105685173 gene encoding uncharacterized protein LOC105685173, translating into MNQGGNSTAETSSEGLPPPTLATSDQTQIISSPTETPSQTTTRRPRFGTSSNQRKFGGALAARRKWPPRRVSFPSNDTHLVTGYLEPANPWEYAENVNREDLISTYRNSCLRHNTEPLESVLAQLEKLEITHDRCDTLSLNGQTLEQGHCESLEEILKRVQFHNISLEETSIDDESCVALFDMMEYYESAVHVNISSNQNIGTRGWQACSQMIKKTQCLEQLEAKNVTLNEQHMPILSRALRIASHLQVLKLENCGLSGRPTIILVAALKLNTGLKELYLADNDLGPQDAMQLGVLLRTNNHLQLLDVSNNNVQDSGVGHISDGLIEQRIDDKDGKGLGILVLWNNHITRNSSQHFSRAITRCKSLEMLNIGQNMLTNDTLHIMKESLQQNRTLLRLGMQSTHLTCEAAIALADIIAKNHHIQRIDLRDNHLQVAGLVALAYALKKNKSVTQLDLDEQPRKKLDGTLEQYLALVNEIRSYCTHNDEPSSTDESTEESDSPQHRSRLSSVSSRKISLTCQTLPRSPPPIFPEGPGRTLLEPKRTSGGRLRSPAPSPIPSPVASPIPSPSRGRFVVSRVSETSLSSNSSASSSPVTPPSRSSSPTCFFPPATGASRFRVTVVEQANPKPAPKSVITSTNTNVTVGFQFKVDSGDQANSDDSDDVFKPNPDANVSDPIATKNKPDVHVSPSVNPSSENMTHLSEVTVKVERTGEMRCVVKDIITDVSNENPDIKISTVSTSQSEKQSEPCILSERVNRLSSFSAVHESTQNDVDFDFSTSSITSLTVEEKNDRQVQISNANQNSSTSMTLVSSDSGRKGEDALASSESAEDSVALDNGVLSQSRSRKSSCIQKPPSSLEKLLGLFQHPGSLFSSSASVEKLELKNPLQSGVSNMMSLGDKFHQYLREGRGSRECSPQPPLQRSVSDAPQSIAKTDPVKSSSVPHLSSIQALTSVFASAKLEDEAEVNKNTPLKCLFTLGKNIENPEQCQEDPSNEFENNTNDKTPILPQCKIEDETLHRISEQPLPENVQSKIKDKNRSDDLELKDAVEPNTTVLDSNETVNNVSVNMLDNKLTISVPKLKDIPEYSVLEISEIEVEPGGIPNENTKIVEEVVCDSSTTDSINLTSDRNSSPRNIICDKQNVVNVVTLGESEIVDILITPLFERTTKNVSLAVVDVVDNLATNLCQNDDARETDRYSNNSKIEDLQEHHGNMNLIENRITDALYNIDGNNEVTGSEQVENIAILHSIHTDNSEKSRDTNTCHLDNILHPESTTIQKEVHSSTPVLGDMFKDNVSNIENGRVSIRNNSLLRDEQIENCIDIILKSEPVLTQHQFSISQSPLRLNEDSSQNDAAIPMCQASEMSDPTRTNSNHQDNVIEEITGAFGSAEGSVEFDRSDGDELIFSMTDISIDATLEDYVLPLEPTLNQSNDLVGIQRSNSSVNIPCNKSKLKPNMPQAVQSPTSLFIEKSKGVHRNSHDSGIEETNLSMSADSISESRVQEPLFQESTESGIDTEWSFTGGESDLNNELIKDDDTKSTEKDTINNNKDNISEFNEAFKDVESCKVSNVSTEVSTKEGIMCRTVAVVESHSSMENIQTMVVTSICSRDDHGKVKAIEGEKSIEELSVEVCLDGRDNETSGCPAVVCSTSPQ; encoded by the exons ATGAATCAGGGAGGGAATTCAACCGCGGAAACTTCCAGCGAAGGCTTACCGCCGCCGACCTTGGCGACTTCTGATCAGACTCAGATTATTTCATCGCCAACGGAGACCCCAAGCCAAACTACGACTCGAAGGCCAAGATTTGGTACATCTTCaaatcagagaaaatttgGTGGTGCATTAGCTGCCCGTAGGAAATGGCCGCCAAGAAGGGTGAGCTTTCCCTCCAACGATACGCACCTGGTTACAGGCTACCTGGAGCCAGCCAATCCCTGGGAGTACG CTGAGAATGTGAACCGTGAGGACTTGATCTCGACATACAGGAACTCCTGTTTACGGCATAATACCGAACCACTGGAAAGTGTTTTAGCTCAGCTAGAG AAACTTGAGATCACACATGACCGTTGTGACACCTTAAGTCTAAATGGCCAGACGCTGGAACAAGGCCATTGTGAATCATTGGAAGAGATTCTGAAAAGAGTTCAGTTCCACAACATCAGTTTAGAAGAAACGTCCATAGATGATGAG AGTTGCGTCGCCCTGTTTGATATGATGGAATATTACGAGTCGGCGGTACATGTGAACATCTCATCCAATCAGAACATAGGTACACGCGGCTGGCAAGCTTGTTCACAAATGATCAAAAAA ACTCAATGTCTCGAACAGCTTGAAGCTAAGAATGTTACCCTCAACGAACAACATATGCCAATACTTAGCCGAGCTTTACGGATTGCATCACACCTGCAAGTTCTTAAGCTGGAAAATTGTGGGCTCTCAGGCAGACCCACAATTATTTTGG TTGCAGCTCTTAAACTAAATACTGGATTGAAAGAATTATATCTGGCTGACAATGATCTCGGACCTCAAGATGCAATGCAGCTTGGTGTTTTGCTGAGGACCAATAATCATCTACAATTACTTGACGTTAG CAATAACAACGTCCAAGATTCTGGGGTAGGCCATATTTCTGATGGCTtaattgaacaacgaattGATGATAAGGATGGAAAGGGATTAGGGATTCTAGTACTATGGAACAATCACATAACTAGAAATTCCTCTCAGCATTTTTCTCGAGCAATT ACGCGATGTAAATCATTGGAAATGCTAAATATTGGACAAAATATGCTCACTAATGATACGCTACACATAATGAAGGAATCGTTGCAACAGAATCGTACGCTTTTGAGATTAGGGATGCAGTCTACACATCTCACATGCGAAGCTGCAATTGCATTAGCAGATATAATCGCAAAGAATCACCATATACAG AGAATTGATTTACGCGATAACCACTTGCAAGTTGCCGGTTTGGTAGCACTTGCATATGCtctgaaaaagaataaaagtgTCACACAGCTTGACCTGGATGAACAACCTCGCAAAAAATTG GATGGAACATTGGAGCAATATCTTGCCTTGGTTAATGAGATCCGAAGTTATTGTACTCATAATGACGAGCCTAGCTCAACAGATGAAAGTACAGAGGAATCGGATAGTCCACAACATCGTAGCCGATTGTCTAGCGTGAGCTCTCGTAAGATCTCACTCACCTGTCAGACTCTGCCTCGTTCTCCACCCCCGATTTTCCCTGAGGGACCCGGGCGAACATTGCTTGAACCAAAACGAACCAGTGGCGGTCGTCTTCGGTCACCTGCTCCTAGTCCAATCCCATCCCCAGTTGCAAGCCCTATTCCCAGTCCCTCTCGTGGCCGTTTCGTTGTTTCCAGAGTATCCGAAACCTCATTGAGCTCCAATTCATCGGCATCTTCTTCTCCTGTGACACCACCTTCCCGCAGTTCGTCTCCCACTTGTTTCTTTCCACCCGCCACTGGTGCATCTCGATTCCGTGTGACGGTAGTTGAGCAGGCAAACCCCAAGCCAGCTCCCAAGTCTGTGATTACTTCCACTAACACCAACGTCACGGTTGGCTTTCAGTTCAAAGTAGATTCTGGTGATCAAGCCAACTCTGACGATTCGGATGATGTCTTTAAACCAAATCCAGACGCTAATGTGAGTGACCCGATTGCTACTAAGAACAAACCTGATGTGCATGTCAGCCCTAGTGTGAATCCCAGTTCTGAGAATATGACACATCTAAGTGAGGTAACTGTTAAAGTTGAAAGAACTGGGGAAATGCGATGTGTCGTCAAGGATATTATAACCGACGTTAGTAACGAAAATCCCGATATCAAGATCTCAACTGTTTCCACATCACAAAGTGAAAAGCAAAGTGAACCATGTATTTTATCGGAACGTGTGAATAGACTATCGTCATTTAGTGCGGTCCACGAAAGTACACAGAATGACGtggatttcgatttttccacatCTAGTATAACTTCGTTGaccgttgaagaaaaaaatgatcgacagGTACAAATAAGTAACGCAAATCAAAATTCATCTACAAGCATGACGCTAGTGTCATCAGATAgcggaagaaaaggagaagatgCTTTAGCTTCATCGGAGTCTGCAGAAGACAGTGTTGCTCTTGACAATGGTGTCTTGTCACAATCCCGTTCTCGGAAAAGTTCATGCATCCAAAAACCCCCGTCTAGTTTGGAAAAACTATTAGGGTTGTTCCAGCATCCAGGAAGTTTGTTTTCTAGTTCGGCATCTGTTGAAAAACTGGAACTAAAAAATCCTTTACAGAGTGGCGTAAGCAACATGATGTCGCTAGGGGATAAGTTCCATCAATACTTGAGGGAGGGTAGAGGAAGTAGAGAATGTTCGCCGCAACCACCTTTACAGCGATCAGTATCTGATGCTCCACAATCAATTGCCAAGACAGATCCGGTGAAATCCTCCAGTGTACCACATCTATCTAGCATCCAAGCACTGACGTCTGTTTTTGCATCAGCTAAGCTCGAAGATGAAGCAGAGGTGAATAAGAACACTCCTTTGAAATGTTTATTCACATTaggtaaaaatatcgaaaatcctGAACAATGTCAAGAAGACCCTTCAAacgaattcgaaaataatacTAATGATAAAACTCCAATATTGCCACAGTGCAAAATCGAAGATGAAACTTTGCATAGGATAAGTGAACAGCCGTTACCTGAAAATGTGCAATCAAAAATTAAGGATAAAAATAGAAGTGACGATTTAGAATTAAAAGATGCTGTTGAACCAAATACAACAGTTTTAGACTCTAATGAGACTGTAAATAATGTGTCAGTGAATATGCTGGACAACAAACTGACTATAAGTGTACCTAAGTTGAAAGATATACCTGAATATTCGGTCTTAGAAATAAGTGAAATTGAAGTGGAGCCAGGGGGTATACCGaatgaaaatacgaaaatagtAGAAGAAGTAGTATGTGATAGCAGCACGACAGACAGTATTAATCTGACTAGTGATAGAAATTCTTCACCTCGTAATATAATATGTGATAAACAGAACGTGGTTAATGTAGTTACTTTAGGGGAATCAGAAATTGTTGATATCTTAATAACTCCATTGTTCGAACGTACTACAAAAAATGTTTCTCTGGCTGTGGTAGATGTGGTAGACAACCTTGCGACAAATTTATGTCAAAATGATGACGCCAGAGAGACCGATAGATATAGTAACAATagtaaaattgaagatttaCAAGAACATCATGGAAACATGAATTTGATAGAAAATAGAATCACCGACGCGCTGTACAATATAGATGGTAATAACGAAGTTACTGGTAGCGAACAAGTAGAAAATATTGCTATTCTACATAGTATACATACAGAtaattcggaaaaatcgagagacACAAATACTTGCCATTTGGATAACATTTTGCACCCTGAGAGTACAACTATTCAAAAAGAAGTTCATTCATCCACTCCAGTGCTAGGAGATATGTTTAAAGATAACGTTAGCAATATTGAAAACGGACGGGTATCCATCAGAAACAACTCCTTATTACGTGATGAACAGATAGAAAATTGTATTGACATCATCCTCAAGAGTGAACCCGTGCTAACGCAACATCAGTTTTCCATTTCCCAGTCGCCATTGAGACTAAATGAAGACAGTTCTCAAAATGACGCTGCAATACCTATGTGCCAGGCGTCTGAAATGTCCGATCCTACACGAACTAATTCCAATCATCAAGACAATGTGATCGAAGAGATAACAGGTGCATTTGGATCTGCCGAAGGTTCTGTAGAGTTTGATAGATCAGATGGTGACGAGCTTATATTCAGTATGACAGATATCTCCATCGACGCAACACTTGAAGATTATGTCCTACCTTTGGAGCCTACTCTGAACCAGTCAAATGATTTAGTAGGAATTCAACGATCGAACTCCAGTGTGAATATTCCGTGTAACAAAAGTAAATTGAAACCCAACATGCCCCAAGCTGTTCAGTCACCTACAAGCttgtttattgaaaaatcaaaaggcgTGCACAGGAATAGTCATGACTCTGGAATTGAAGAAACCAACTTATCAATGTCAGCTGATAGCATTTCTGAAAGTAGAGTACAAGAACCATTATTTCAAGAAAGTACAGAATCCGGTATAGATACGGAATGGTCTTTCACCGGTGGTGAATCGGATTTAAacaatgaattaattaaagaTGATGATACAAAATCTACAGAAAAGGatacaataaataacaataaagatAACATTAGTGAATTTAACGAAGCATTCAAAGATGTGGAATCATGCAAAGTTAGTAATGTTTCCACTGAAGTCAGCACCAAAGAAGGAATCATGTGCAGAACTGTTGCTGTGGTAGAAAGTCATTCATCTATGGAAAATATTCAGACTATGGTAGTAACTTCTATATGCTCACGAGATGACCATGGAAAAGTTAAAGCAATCGAGGGTGAGAAATCCATAGAGGAATTGTCGGTTGAAGTATGCTTGGATGGAAGAGACAATGAGACATCTGGGTGTCCGGCGGTTGTCTGTTCTACAAG